One region of Mycobacterium riyadhense genomic DNA includes:
- a CDS encoding cobalamin biosynthesis protein codes for MFASTRQARVAGVLAGYLFDLVLADPKRGHPVAVFGDAAARLERVSYRDSRLAGAIHASLLVGMAALLGAALQRRAVFWSTAAATWVSLGGTSLARTGVQMSDLLDNGDVEAARRLLPSLCGRDPAWLDEQGLTRAALESVAENTSDAQVAPLLWAAAGGVPAVLGYRAVNTLDSMVGYRSPRYIRFGWAAARLDDLANYLGARVTAALVVICAPVVGGSALGAVRAWRRDSARHPSPNAGVVEAAFAGALSVRLGGPTQYHHELQIRPRLGDGRQPTVADLRRAVALSRAVQAAAAAVVAFGLQRRRP; via the coding sequence GTGTTTGCCTCGACACGGCAGGCCCGGGTCGCCGGCGTGCTGGCCGGCTACCTGTTCGATCTCGTGCTGGCCGATCCGAAACGCGGTCACCCGGTCGCAGTGTTTGGCGACGCTGCCGCGAGGTTGGAGCGGGTCAGCTACCGCGACTCCAGGCTCGCCGGGGCAATACACGCGAGTCTGCTGGTCGGCATGGCGGCTCTACTGGGTGCGGCTCTGCAACGCCGGGCCGTGTTCTGGTCTACCGCGGCCGCCACCTGGGTATCGCTGGGCGGCACCTCATTGGCGCGCACCGGCGTGCAGATGTCGGACTTGCTGGATAATGGCGACGTCGAGGCCGCCCGACGCCTGTTGCCATCGCTGTGCGGGCGCGATCCCGCCTGGCTGGATGAGCAGGGGCTGACGCGCGCGGCCCTGGAATCGGTGGCGGAGAACACCTCCGACGCCCAGGTGGCGCCGCTGCTGTGGGCTGCGGCCGGCGGCGTGCCGGCTGTGCTGGGATATCGCGCCGTCAACACCTTGGATTCGATGGTCGGATACCGCTCGCCGAGGTACATCCGATTCGGCTGGGCCGCAGCGCGATTGGATGATTTGGCCAACTATCTCGGCGCGCGGGTAACTGCGGCATTGGTGGTGATCTGCGCACCGGTGGTGGGCGGCTCAGCGTTGGGTGCGGTGCGCGCTTGGCGTCGTGACTCCGCGCGGCATCCCAGCCCGAACGCCGGGGTCGTCGAGGCGGCATTCGCCGGTGCGCTGAGCGTACGACTTGGTGGACCGACCCAGTACCACCATGAGCTGCAGATCCGGCCCAGACTCGGTGACGGCCGGCAGCCCACGGTGGCCGATCTACGTCGTGCGGTGGCGCTATCGCGAGCGGTGCAGGCCGCGGCCGCCGCCGTGGTGGCGTTCGGCCTTCAACGCCGGCGGCCGTAG
- a CDS encoding 2OG-Fe(II) oxygenase, giving the protein MSRWKQRVESGDWVAINAEVSEFGGALLPRLITTSEAARLRKLYTDDSLFRSTVNMAPKRYGAGQYRYFHAPYPEPIESLKQALYPRLLPIARDWWSKLGRHAPWPDTLDEWLAACHAAGQTRSTALMLKYGTNDWNALHQDLYGDLVFPLQVVINLSHPDTDYTGGEFLLVEQRPRAQSRGTATQLPQGHGYLFTTRDRPVRSTRGWSASPVRHGLSIIRSGERYAMGLIFHDAA; this is encoded by the coding sequence ATGTCTCGGTGGAAGCAGCGTGTCGAATCCGGCGATTGGGTCGCCATCAATGCCGAGGTGAGCGAATTCGGCGGGGCGCTGTTGCCGCGATTGATCACAACCAGCGAGGCGGCGCGGTTGCGCAAGCTTTACACCGATGACAGCTTGTTCCGTTCGACGGTCAACATGGCGCCCAAGCGGTATGGAGCCGGCCAGTACCGCTACTTCCACGCGCCCTATCCCGAACCGATCGAAAGCCTTAAGCAAGCGCTATATCCTAGGCTGCTGCCGATCGCGCGCGACTGGTGGTCCAAACTCGGCCGGCACGCTCCGTGGCCGGACACCCTCGACGAGTGGTTGGCGGCCTGCCACGCCGCCGGCCAGACCAGATCCACCGCGCTGATGCTCAAGTACGGCACTAATGACTGGAATGCCCTACACCAGGACCTCTACGGGGACTTGGTGTTTCCACTTCAGGTGGTGATCAATCTCAGCCACCCCGATACCGACTACACCGGCGGCGAATTCCTTCTCGTCGAGCAACGTCCCCGTGCCCAATCCCGTGGCACCGCAACACAATTGCCACAGGGGCATGGCTACCTGTTCACCACCCGCGATCGGCCGGTGCGATCGACGCGGGGTTGGTCGGCTTCACCAGTGCGCCATGGGCTTTCAATCATTCGTTCGGGTGAACGCTATGCCATGGGGTTGATCTTTCACGACGCGGCGTAA
- a CDS encoding SURF1 family protein, whose protein sequence is MRGLAFLLRPGWIALILVVVAFTYLCFMVLAPWQLGKNTRTSRENQQIEYSLNTPPVPLKTLLPQQDSSAPTAQWRRVTATGHYLADVQVLARLRVVEGDQAFEVLAPFVVDGGPTVLVDRGFVRPLPGSHVPPIPRPPDQTVTITARLRDSEPTVPGKEPFARDGVQQVYSINVGQVSALTGVPLAGSYLQLVEDQPGGLGVLGIPHLDAGPFLSYGIQWISFGILAPIGLGYFAYSEIRARRREKQTAPAPDQPMTVEEKLSDRYGRRR, encoded by the coding sequence ATACGGGGCCTGGCGTTCCTGCTGCGACCGGGCTGGATCGCGCTGATCCTGGTGGTCGTCGCGTTCACCTATCTGTGTTTCATGGTTCTCGCGCCCTGGCAACTGGGGAAGAACACCAGGACGTCACGCGAGAACCAACAGATCGAATACTCGCTCAACACTCCCCCTGTGCCATTGAAAACCTTGCTGCCACAACAGGATTCGTCGGCACCTACGGCCCAGTGGCGCAGGGTGACGGCGACCGGGCATTACCTGGCGGACGTTCAGGTGTTGGCCCGGTTGCGAGTGGTCGAAGGAGACCAGGCATTCGAGGTGCTGGCGCCATTCGTTGTGGACGGCGGGCCAACCGTCCTCGTCGACCGCGGATTCGTGCGGCCGCTGCCAGGCTCACATGTACCGCCGATCCCGCGCCCGCCCGATCAAACCGTGACCATCACCGCGCGGCTGCGCGACTCCGAACCAACGGTGCCGGGCAAGGAGCCGTTCGCCAGAGACGGTGTGCAGCAGGTGTATTCGATCAACGTCGGACAAGTATCGGCATTGACCGGTGTCCCGCTGGCCGGGTCTTATCTGCAACTGGTCGAAGACCAACCCGGGGGGCTGGGGGTGCTCGGTATACCGCACCTGGACGCGGGGCCGTTTTTGTCCTACGGCATCCAATGGATCTCGTTCGGCATCCTGGCGCCGATCGGATTGGGCTACTTCGCCTACTCCGAGATCCGAGCCCGCCGGCGGGAAAAGCAGACGGCTCCAGCGCCGGACCAGCCCATGACCGTCGAGGAGAAGCTCAGCGATCGCTACGGCCGCCGGCGTTGA
- a CDS encoding zinc ribbon domain-containing protein, with product MKAEVAQQRSLLELATLDAELSRMAHRATHLPQREAYEKVKAEHTAASDRLAALRIAVEDLDAQVSRFEGEIDAVRKREDRDRSLLRSGATDAKQLSDLQHELETLERRQASLEDSLLDVMERREELQAQQRAELQALDGLQADLDSAQQELDAALAELDHARNERSSRREAVTATLDPGLSALYERQRARGGAGAGQLQGHRCGACRIEIGRGELARIAAAAEDEVVRCPECGAILLRVKGFEK from the coding sequence ATGAAAGCCGAAGTAGCACAGCAGCGTTCGCTACTCGAACTGGCGACCCTGGACGCTGAGCTGTCCCGGATGGCTCATCGGGCCACTCATCTGCCGCAGCGGGAGGCCTACGAGAAGGTCAAGGCCGAGCACACGGCCGCCAGCGATCGGCTGGCCGCCCTTCGAATCGCCGTGGAGGACTTGGACGCCCAGGTGTCGCGCTTCGAGGGCGAGATCGACGCGGTGCGCAAGCGCGAAGACCGGGACCGGTCGTTGCTGAGGTCCGGGGCGACGGATGCCAAGCAATTGTCCGATCTGCAACACGAGCTGGAGACCCTGGAGCGTCGTCAGGCCAGCCTGGAAGATTCCCTGCTCGACGTGATGGAGCGCCGCGAGGAGCTGCAGGCCCAGCAGCGGGCCGAGTTGCAAGCGCTCGATGGGCTGCAGGCCGACTTGGACAGTGCGCAACAGGAACTCGACGCCGCGCTCGCCGAGCTTGATCACGCCCGCAATGAACGTTCATCGCGTCGCGAGGCGGTGACCGCGACGCTGGACCCCGGCCTGTCGGCGCTCTACGAACGGCAGCGGGCCAGGGGAGGGGCGGGCGCCGGACAATTGCAGGGTCACCGGTGTGGCGCATGCCGGATCGAGATCGGCCGCGGCGAGCTGGCCCGCATCGCCGCGGCCGCCGAAGACGAGGTGGTGCGCTGTCCGGAGTGCGGGGCGATCTTGTTGCGGGTCAAGGGATTTGAGAAGTGA
- a CDS encoding phospholipase C produces MSRREFIARVAAGGTGALMSFAGPVIEKAYGAGPCSGHLTDIEHIVLFLQENRSFDHYFGTLSGTDGFNTPSPAFQQKGWNPQTQQLDPAGITIPFRFDTTRGPFVDGQCLNDPDHSWKAMHESWNGGANDNWLPAQVSASPVVGNVPVTMGYHTRKDIPIHHMLADTFTVCDRYYCSVLGPTLPNRLYWISASIDPAGTNGGPQLTSPAAEPVAQFSWTTMPENLSAAGISWKLYRSKALGPIASHYLNYTYDRMMTYFKQAQDPRSDLARFGVAPTYPLDFAADVKANRLPQVSWVVPNTPLSEHPAFPPAVGAIGIVQLLRILLSNPTVWEKTALIVAYDENGGFFDHVTPPTPPAGTPGEFLTVADINSVAGASGIRGPIGLGFRVPCIVISPYSRGPLMVHDVFDHTSQLKLIGKRFGVPIPNLTAWRDSTVGDMTSTFNFAVPPNPSRPDLGHPLLDAVPKLPQCVPNVYLGTIGLNPNPVTGEIGEAIPYRVPFPQTMPSQETTPVRGVPSGLC; encoded by the coding sequence ATGTCTCGTCGCGAGTTTATTGCCAGGGTCGCCGCGGGCGGCACCGGCGCTCTAATGTCCTTTGCCGGCCCGGTGATAGAAAAGGCTTACGGGGCTGGGCCGTGCTCTGGGCATTTGACCGACATCGAGCACATTGTGTTGTTCTTACAGGAGAACCGATCATTCGATCATTACTTCGGAACGCTTTCTGGCACCGATGGATTCAACACTCCGTCGCCCGCGTTCCAGCAAAAGGGCTGGAATCCGCAGACGCAGCAACTCGACCCCGCCGGCATCACCATCCCGTTCCGATTCGATACCACCCGAGGCCCGTTCGTTGACGGCCAATGCCTGAACGACCCCGACCACTCCTGGAAGGCGATGCACGAGTCCTGGAACGGCGGTGCCAACGATAACTGGCTACCGGCACAGGTCAGCGCCAGTCCGGTGGTGGGCAATGTCCCCGTGACTATGGGCTATCACACCCGCAAAGACATCCCCATCCACCACATGTTGGCGGACACGTTCACGGTCTGCGATCGGTACTATTGCTCGGTTTTGGGTCCCACCCTGCCCAACCGGCTGTACTGGATCAGCGCCTCGATCGACCCCGCCGGCACCAACGGCGGCCCCCAACTCACCAGCCCCGCCGCCGAACCGGTTGCTCAGTTCAGCTGGACAACCATGCCGGAAAACCTCAGCGCTGCCGGCATCAGTTGGAAGCTGTATCGCAGCAAAGCTCTCGGGCCAATCGCTAGTCATTACCTTAACTACACCTATGACCGAATGATGACGTATTTCAAGCAAGCCCAGGATCCCCGCTCAGACCTGGCTCGCTTCGGCGTCGCACCGACCTACCCCCTCGACTTCGCCGCCGACGTCAAAGCCAATAGGCTGCCCCAGGTTTCCTGGGTGGTTCCTAACACACCGTTGTCCGAACACCCCGCATTCCCCCCGGCCGTCGGCGCTATCGGCATTGTGCAGCTGCTAAGAATTTTGCTTTCCAATCCGACGGTATGGGAAAAGACCGCGCTAATTGTCGCCTACGACGAAAATGGTGGTTTCTTCGACCACGTCACACCGCCGACCCCTCCGGCGGGAACTCCCGGCGAATTTCTCACCGTTGCCGACATCAACAGCGTGGCGGGCGCTAGCGGCATACGTGGACCCATCGGTTTGGGTTTTCGCGTCCCGTGCATCGTGATTTCGCCATACAGTCGCGGCCCGCTGATGGTCCATGACGTTTTCGATCACACCTCACAGCTGAAGTTGATCGGCAAGCGGTTCGGGGTGCCGATTCCCAACCTCACCGCCTGGCGCGACAGCACGGTCGGCGATATGACGTCGACGTTCAACTTCGCCGTCCCCCCTAACCCCTCGCGACCCGACTTGGGTCACCCGCTGCTTGACGCGGTGCCGAAACTGCCCCAGTGCGTACCCAACGTGTATTTGGGAACGATCGGGTTGAATCCGAATCCAGTGACGGGAGAGATCGGCGAGGCAATCCCGTATCGGGTGCCCTTTCCGCAGACAATGCCCAGTCAGGAAACCACCCCCGTACGCGGTGTACCCAGCGGTCTCTGCTAG
- a CDS encoding bifunctional RNase H/acid phosphatase, which translates to MKVVIEADGGSRGNPGPAGYGAVVWTADRSTVLAESKQAIGRATNNVAEYRGLIAGLDDAVKMGATEVAVLMDSKLVVEQMAGRWKVKHPDLVELHAQAQVLASRFRRITYSWVPRARNSHADRLANEAMDAAARANRRVNKATVPVAEPAKVATQSPVAPGWTGARGTPTRLLLLRHGQTELSVQRRYSGRGNPVLNEVGWRQAGLAARYLGQRGGITAVISSPLQRAYDTATTAARALGLDVTVDDDLIETDFGAWEGLTFAEAAERDPELHRRWLHDTSTTPPGGESFDEVMWRVRRARDRIMTAHENETVLVVSHVTPIKVLLRLALGVGPGVLYRLHLDLASLSIAEFYPDGASSVRLVNQTGYL; encoded by the coding sequence GTGAAAGTTGTCATCGAGGCCGACGGCGGGTCGAGGGGCAACCCCGGCCCGGCCGGCTACGGCGCGGTGGTGTGGACCGCGGACCGCTCGACCGTGCTCGCAGAGAGCAAGCAGGCGATCGGCAGGGCGACGAACAACGTCGCTGAATATCGCGGTCTAATAGCCGGTTTGGACGATGCGGTGAAAATGGGTGCCACCGAAGTGGCAGTCCTGATGGATTCCAAGCTTGTGGTGGAACAAATGGCGGGGCGTTGGAAAGTCAAGCACCCCGACCTCGTTGAGTTGCACGCCCAGGCTCAGGTGCTCGCGTCGAGGTTTCGCCGGATCACCTATTCATGGGTGCCCCGGGCCCGGAACTCGCACGCCGATCGGTTGGCCAACGAGGCGATGGATGCCGCCGCTCGCGCCAACCGCAGGGTGAACAAAGCCACCGTCCCGGTCGCCGAACCCGCCAAGGTTGCAACGCAGTCCCCGGTCGCGCCCGGCTGGACCGGCGCGCGCGGCACTCCCACCCGGCTGCTGTTGTTGCGGCATGGGCAGACCGAGTTGTCGGTGCAACGCCGCTACTCCGGGCGCGGCAACCCGGTGCTCAACGAAGTCGGATGGCGGCAAGCTGGCTTGGCGGCGCGATATCTGGGGCAGCGCGGCGGGATCACGGCCGTGATTTCCTCACCACTGCAGCGGGCCTACGACACCGCGACGACGGCGGCAAGAGCGCTGGGCTTGGACGTGACCGTCGACGACGACCTCATCGAGACCGACTTCGGCGCGTGGGAGGGGCTGACGTTCGCCGAGGCCGCCGAACGCGATCCCGAGCTGCATCGTCGCTGGCTACACGACACCAGCACGACGCCGCCGGGCGGCGAAAGCTTCGACGAAGTGATGTGGCGGGTGCGTCGGGCACGTGACCGGATCATGACTGCGCACGAGAACGAGACGGTGCTGGTGGTCTCGCATGTCACCCCGATCAAGGTGTTGCTGCGGCTCGCATTGGGTGTCGGCCCGGGTGTGCTGTACCGGTTGCATCTTGATCTGGCGTCGTTGAGCATCGCCGAGTTCTATCCCGATGGAGCGTCATCGGTGCGGCTGGTCAACCAAACCGGTTACCTGTAG
- a CDS encoding low molecular weight protein-tyrosine-phosphatase — translation MSDPRALHVTFVCTGNICRSPMAEKMFAHQIRQRGLDGAVRVTSAGTGNWHVGDCADERATRVLRAHGYPTEHCAAQLDADHLAADLVVALGRNHVRLLRQLGVDATRIRMLRSFDPRSGAYALDVEDPYYGDHDDFEEAFAVIEAALPGLHDWVDERLAQNGSG, via the coding sequence GTGTCTGATCCGCGTGCCCTCCATGTCACGTTCGTCTGTACCGGCAACATCTGCCGCTCGCCGATGGCCGAAAAGATGTTCGCCCACCAAATCCGGCAGCGTGGTCTGGATGGCGCGGTACGAGTGACCAGTGCGGGCACCGGCAACTGGCACGTCGGCGACTGCGCCGACGAGCGGGCCACCAGGGTGCTGCGTGCGCACGGCTACCCCACCGAGCATTGCGCCGCACAGCTCGACGCCGATCACTTGGCAGCCGATCTGGTGGTGGCCCTGGGCCGCAACCACGTGCGGCTGCTGCGCCAACTCGGGGTTGACGCCACTCGGATACGGATGCTGCGCTCGTTCGACCCGCGCTCCGGGGCCTACGCCCTCGATGTCGAGGATCCCTACTACGGCGACCACGACGACTTCGAGGAGGCATTCGCCGTCATCGAGGCCGCCCTGCCCGGCCTGCACGACTGGGTCGACGAGCGACTCGCGCAGAACGGATCCGGGTGA
- a CDS encoding Nif3-like dinuclear metal center hexameric protein: MTVRLHDVIAVLDEAYPPALAESWDSVGLVCGDPADVLDSVTIAVDATPAVVEEVPQGGLLLAHHPLLFHGVDTVAASTPKGALVHRLIRAGRSLFTAHTNADSASPGVSDALAQALGLSVEAVLAPASGAAGAADLDKWVIYVPPENSDAVRAAVFEAGAGHIGDYSHCSWSVTGTGQFLPHDGASPVIGSIGTVERVTEDRVEVVAPARARRGVLAAMRAAHPYEEPAFDIFALVPPPTGVGLGRIGTLPQPEPLSAFVARVSAALPQTSWGVRAAGDPDMLVSRVAVCGGAGDSLLGAAATADVQAYVTADLRHHPADEHRRASQVALIDVAHWASEFPWCGQAAELLRSRFGAALPVRVCTLRTDPWNLENETERDPS; this comes from the coding sequence GTGACTGTGCGCCTGCACGACGTCATCGCGGTGCTGGACGAGGCGTACCCGCCGGCGCTTGCCGAGTCGTGGGATTCGGTGGGCTTGGTGTGTGGCGACCCTGCGGATGTGCTGGACTCGGTAACCATCGCGGTCGACGCGACGCCGGCGGTCGTCGAAGAAGTTCCCCAGGGCGGGCTGCTCCTGGCTCATCATCCGTTGCTGTTCCACGGGGTCGACACGGTCGCGGCCAGCACGCCCAAGGGCGCGCTCGTGCACCGCTTGATCCGCGCCGGGCGTTCCCTGTTCACCGCGCACACCAACGCCGACTCGGCGTCGCCTGGGGTGTCCGACGCGCTGGCGCAGGCTCTCGGCCTGAGTGTCGAAGCGGTGCTTGCCCCCGCGTCGGGTGCCGCGGGTGCGGCGGACCTCGACAAGTGGGTCATCTATGTGCCTCCCGAGAATTCAGACGCGGTGCGGGCGGCGGTTTTCGAAGCCGGTGCCGGACACATCGGTGACTACTCGCACTGCAGCTGGAGTGTGACGGGTACCGGTCAGTTCCTGCCACACGACGGAGCGTCGCCGGTGATCGGCAGTATCGGCACCGTCGAGCGGGTGACCGAGGATCGCGTCGAGGTCGTCGCACCCGCGCGAGCGCGGCGCGGTGTGTTGGCGGCGATGCGGGCTGCGCACCCCTACGAGGAGCCGGCGTTCGACATCTTCGCGTTGGTGCCGCCGCCGACCGGCGTCGGGTTGGGCCGCATCGGCACGCTGCCACAACCCGAACCGCTGAGCGCATTCGTCGCCCGCGTCAGCGCCGCGTTGCCCCAGACATCCTGGGGCGTGCGCGCGGCCGGCGACCCCGACATGCTCGTGTCCCGGGTCGCGGTGTGCGGGGGCGCCGGGGACTCGTTGTTGGGCGCCGCGGCCACCGCGGACGTGCAGGCGTATGTCACGGCAGACCTGCGGCACCATCCGGCGGATGAACATCGCCGGGCCTCACAGGTGGCCTTGATTGACGTCGCGCATTGGGCCAGCGAATTCCCGTGGTGCGGCCAGGCGGCCGAGCTGTTGCGATCGCGGTTTGGCGCGGCGTTGCCGGTTCGGGTGTGCACCCTCCGAACCGACCCGTGGAATCTCGAGAACGAGACTGAAAGAGATCCGTCATGA
- the cobC gene encoding Rv2231c family pyridoxal phosphate-dependent protein CobC has product MASLDTSLAAARYHGDQDVAPGMLDFAVNVRHAQPPGWLVQRLAARLPDLARYPGIQDVRLAQDAAAARHRRSRDEVAPLAGAAEGFALLSNLRPRRAAIVAPSFTEPAVALNAAGIPVHHVVLEPPFSLDGVTVPDDADLVVVGNPTNPTSVLHTREQLLALRRPGRILVVDEAFMDSVPGEPESLAGDRLPDVLVLRSLTKTWSLAGLRVGYALGSPELLARLTAQRAHWPVGTLQLAAIAACSTAQAVAEAAADAARLAGLRAGMVAGLRSVGATVVDGRAPFVLFSTPGADVVRNRLQNQGIAVRRCDTFVGLDERYLRAAVRAEWPLLVGEIAEVLS; this is encoded by the coding sequence ATGGCAAGTCTTGACACGAGCCTCGCGGCGGCGCGCTATCACGGCGATCAAGACGTCGCGCCCGGCATGCTCGACTTCGCCGTCAACGTCCGCCACGCGCAACCGCCGGGGTGGCTAGTGCAGCGACTGGCCGCGCGGCTGCCGGATCTGGCCCGCTACCCAGGCATCCAGGATGTGCGCCTCGCGCAAGACGCGGCCGCTGCTCGCCACCGGCGAAGCCGCGATGAGGTGGCGCCACTGGCCGGGGCGGCCGAGGGCTTTGCGCTGTTGAGCAACCTGCGGCCGAGGCGGGCCGCGATCGTTGCACCCTCGTTCACCGAGCCGGCCGTGGCACTGAACGCGGCCGGAATCCCGGTGCATCACGTCGTGCTGGAGCCGCCGTTCAGCCTGGACGGCGTGACGGTGCCCGACGACGCCGATCTTGTCGTGGTGGGCAATCCGACGAACCCCACGTCGGTGCTGCACACCCGCGAGCAGCTCCTCGCGTTGCGCCGCCCCGGACGGATCCTGGTGGTCGACGAGGCGTTTATGGATTCGGTTCCCGGCGAACCGGAGTCATTGGCCGGCGACCGTCTGCCCGACGTGCTGGTGCTGCGCAGTTTGACCAAGACCTGGTCGCTGGCCGGATTGCGGGTTGGTTATGCGCTTGGCTCGCCCGAGCTGTTGGCCCGGCTGACCGCGCAACGCGCACACTGGCCGGTGGGCACGCTGCAACTGGCGGCCATCGCCGCCTGCAGCACCGCCCAAGCCGTTGCCGAGGCAGCGGCCGATGCCGCCCGGCTGGCAGGGTTGCGTGCTGGAATGGTGGCGGGTCTGAGGTCGGTGGGTGCCACTGTGGTCGACGGCCGGGCCCCGTTTGTCTTGTTCAGTACGCCAGGTGCCGATGTGGTACGAAACCGGTTGCAGAATCAAGGAATTGCGGTGCGCCGTTGCGACACGTTCGTTGGCCTCGACGAGCGGTATCTGCGGGCGGCGGTGCGGGCGGAATGGCCGCTGCTCGTTGGGGAGATCGCCGAGGTGCTGTCGTGA
- a CDS encoding HAD-IA family hydrolase translates to MTGTISARPTDCRPQLVIFDLDGTLTDSADGIVASFLHALGHIGAEVPDGDLAAQIVGPPMDETFRSMALGGRVDDAIAAFRAEYGARGWAMNSLFAGIDALLADLQASGVRLAVATSKLEPTARRILAHFGLDQHFEVIAGATADGSRSSKTEVLTHALEQLRPLPERVLMVGDRSHDVEGAAAHGIDTVVVGWGYGQADFAELIDATGVTHAATIAELRRVLGV, encoded by the coding sequence GTGACAGGCACCATCTCCGCGCGCCCCACCGATTGCCGCCCGCAACTGGTGATCTTCGACCTCGACGGCACCCTCACCGACTCGGCCGACGGGATCGTGGCGTCTTTCCTGCACGCGCTCGGCCACATCGGCGCCGAGGTGCCCGATGGCGACCTTGCCGCACAGATCGTCGGCCCGCCCATGGACGAAACGTTCCGTTCGATGGCGCTCGGCGGACGCGTCGACGACGCGATCGCGGCCTTCCGAGCCGAGTACGGCGCCCGCGGCTGGGCGATGAACAGCCTGTTCGCCGGCATCGATGCACTGTTGGCCGACCTGCAAGCCTCCGGCGTCCGACTGGCGGTGGCCACCTCCAAGCTGGAGCCGACGGCCCGGCGCATCCTTGCCCATTTCGGGCTGGACCAGCACTTCGAGGTCATTGCCGGCGCGACCGCAGACGGGTCCCGCAGCAGCAAGACCGAGGTGCTGACCCACGCGCTGGAACAGCTGCGGCCGCTGCCCGAGCGCGTGCTCATGGTCGGCGACCGCAGCCACGACGTTGAGGGGGCGGCCGCACACGGCATCGACACGGTGGTGGTCGGCTGGGGCTATGGGCAGGCCGACTTCGCCGAGTTGATCGACGCCACCGGCGTGACCCATGCCGCGACGATCGCCGAACTGCGGAGGGTGCTGGGTGTCTGA
- a CDS encoding IS110 family transposase gives MEVVHPRCSGIDVSKKDAKVCVRVQGQGRRGTSTTVSTWGSTTGEILALREHLIAERVSCVVIESTSDYWKPFYYLLEGQLNVMLVNAKAARNVPGRKTDVSDAAWLADLGAHGLLRASFVPPEPIRVLRDLTRARTTITRARTKEIQRLEKLLEDTGIKLSAVISDIVGVSGRAMLEALIAGQRDPAVIADLAKGQMRQKIPALTEALRGRFNDHHAFMARLYLDRIDAHAADIARLDARIEEAIKPFQAVRELLMSIPGWSRIVADVFIAETGADMSVFPTAAHLASWAGVVPGCNESAGRVKSAATRPGNHHLKAALGIAALSAARSKDTYYSVRYRRIAGRRPVQTRRKKPRRNSLPALIALVSLEHKMLTDAWNMLVNGAFYRDPGADYYTRHQPARTKTKAIKQLERLGYKVTLEPLTEAA, from the coding sequence ATGGAGGTGGTTCATCCGCGGTGTTCGGGCATTGATGTCTCCAAGAAGGACGCCAAGGTATGTGTCCGGGTGCAGGGTCAGGGTCGGCGGGGCACGTCGACGACGGTGAGCACGTGGGGGTCGACCACCGGCGAGATCCTGGCGTTGCGGGAGCACCTGATCGCCGAACGGGTCAGTTGTGTGGTGATCGAATCCACGTCGGATTACTGGAAACCGTTTTATTACCTGCTCGAAGGCCAGCTGAACGTGATGCTGGTCAACGCTAAAGCGGCGCGCAATGTGCCCGGTCGTAAGACCGATGTCTCCGATGCGGCGTGGCTGGCCGATCTGGGCGCACATGGGCTGCTGCGGGCCTCGTTTGTGCCACCGGAGCCGATTCGGGTGTTGCGGGATCTGACTAGGGCGCGCACCACCATCACTCGAGCGCGCACTAAAGAGATCCAGCGGCTGGAAAAGCTGCTCGAAGACACCGGGATCAAACTCTCGGCGGTGATCTCCGACATCGTCGGGGTGTCGGGGCGGGCGATGCTTGAAGCACTCATCGCCGGGCAGCGCGACCCGGCGGTGATCGCCGATCTGGCCAAAGGGCAGATGCGCCAGAAGATTCCCGCGCTCACCGAGGCGTTGCGCGGACGGTTTAACGACCATCACGCGTTTATGGCGCGGCTCTACCTGGATCGCATCGATGCCCATGCTGCCGACATCGCTCGCCTCGATGCGCGCATTGAGGAGGCGATCAAACCCTTTCAGGCCGTCCGGGAACTGCTGATGAGCATCCCGGGCTGGTCGCGAATCGTCGCCGATGTGTTCATCGCCGAAACCGGCGCCGATATGAGCGTGTTCCCCACCGCCGCACACCTGGCGTCGTGGGCCGGGGTGGTGCCCGGCTGCAACGAATCAGCGGGCCGGGTCAAATCAGCCGCCACCCGCCCCGGCAACCATCACCTCAAGGCCGCCCTGGGCATAGCTGCCCTATCGGCCGCGCGTAGTAAAGACACCTACTACAGCGTCCGCTATCGACGCATCGCCGGCAGGCGGCCCGTTCAAACGCGCAGGAAGAAACCACGACGCAACTCCTTGCCCGCCCTGATCGCCCTGGTCAGCCTCGAACACAAGATGCTCACCGATGCATGGAACATGCTGGTAAACGGTGCTTTCTACCGTGACCCCGGTGCTGACTACTACACCCGACACCAGCCCGCGCGAACCAAGACCAAAGCCATCAAGCAACTAGAACGCCTGGGATACAAAGTGACTCTCGAACCACTCACCGAAGCCGCATAA